From Polaribacter haliotis:
ACCTCGTCTACAACTGTGTATGAAGGATATAAAATATCTAATCGTTGTTCTTTTGCAGAATTTACAATAGATTGGCTATTGAGTTTAAAATGTCCTGGATGAATATCAAAAAAAGCATCGAATAAAATAGATTGCACATCCGGATTTAAAACATAAGAATTATTTACAATTTCAATTGCTTGTTTTTCTTCTTTTAAATCTAAAATAGCCTGACCTAAAAATAAGTTTTGAAGCTGGTTAAAATTGATTTCTGTTCCTAATAATTCTTCTAACATTGTAAAATCGCCATCGAAATATTTTTTTTCTAAGGGAGAATAAAACTGAACAGAGGTTGGTGTAATTTTGGCTTTAAAAACAGAGATAAACTTGGTTCCTTTCAACCAAATTACCTTGTCTTTCTCCATCTTCATATACACAGAAATACTCTGGTTTATTTTACCATTATTAAAATTGGCTTTAAATTTTGCGTCTATAGTTTTTTTATCAAAATTATTAGAAATGTGCTTTTTTACTACTTTTTTAACAGACATTTCTTTGGCTACAACTGCAGTTCCCATTGTATATTTTTTTGTTTTACACGAAGCGAAAACAAGTACACAAATTAATATATATTTTAAAAATCTCATATTCCTTTCAGCTTTTTATATTTTTCTAAAAACTTTCGCTCGTCTTTTTTATTTCCTAATCCTTTATAAGAAGTAGATAATTCTTTGTAGAAATCTGCTTCCATATCATCTTCAATAACAAAATCGATACCATTTTGTAAAGTTTCAACAGCTTTTTTATACTCTTTTTTAATATTTAATGCTTTTCCATTAACCAAATACACAAAAGGTTGTGCAGGAAAAAGAGCAATACCTTCTTCGCTAAATTTTAAAAGACGCTCTGGGTTATCTTTCGATTTATTTAAAATTTCTTCTAAAATTTTATAAGATTTATCTGTTTTAAAACTCGAAACTAAATCTTGGATATTTGTATTTAATTTTTGAGCTTTTGGCTCTTCTTTCCTCTTGTTTAAGCTTGCTTTTAATCTTTTTAAATTTGCAGAAAGAACCTCTTCTTTTTCTAAAATATTTAATAAAGAAACAGCACTTTTACTATCTCTATTTTGAAGATACAAACGAACTAAATATTCCCTTTCTCTAGGATATTTAGCGATTATTTTTTGTTGCGTTTTTATAGCTTCTGGAAAATTTCTTTCTCGAACTTGTATTTTTACCAATTGTTTTAGCATCCAAATATTATCTGGTTCTTGATCTAATGCTCTATTAATATATTCTTTAGCCAAAAGAATATTGTTTAGGCGTAAATAATTTTTAGAAAACTCAAAAAAAACCGTTAAATTATTAGGCAAAATTTGATTACAGTTCTCTAGATTTTCTATTGCTTTTTGGTAATTTCCAATAGATTTTTGAGAAAGTGCTATAAAAAAAGATTGTTGAAAAAGTAACTCTTTTTCTTCTGTTAAATCTTTTGCTGCAGGAATACTGTCTTGAGAATAGGTTTTAGTAGAGAAAAGAATAAATAACAAAGAAAAGAGCACAAACTTTAAACAAGTGGCTCTCTTTTCTTTCTTTTCTATAATTTTACTTCTTATTTTCATTAAGTTAATTCTGTATAGTCTCCAATACTTACTGAAGTATATCTACCATTATATTTTGCATGATTTCCAATCATAGCTTTGTTTAAATTTGCATTAGAAATTGCTACATTAGATTGTATTAATGAGTTTGAAATGATAGAATTTAATACAATTCCATTATCGCCAATAGAAACATGAGGTCCAATTTTACTATCTTTTAAAACCACATTTTTGCCAATATAACAAGGTTGTATAATTTCGGAATTCTCTAATATAACGTCTTCGGAAACCAAATTATTACCTGCTTCTTGCTCGAAATCTAAAACTTGCTTGTTTGTATCTACTGTTGGGTCTTTTTTACCACAATCCATCCAAGCATCTACAGTTCCAGGAATAAACTTTGCACCATCTTGTTTTAATGTTTCTAAAACATTGGTTAATTGATATTCGTTATTTTCTCTTAAATCATTGTCTATTAAATATTGAATTTCTTCTCTTACTCTATCTCCATCTTTAAAGTAATAAATACCAATAATGGCTAAGTCTGAAACAAATTCCTTTGGTTTTTCTATAAAATCTGCAATAAAACCATCTTCTAACTTTACAACACCAAAAGCACTTGGATCTTCCACTTGTTTTACCCAAATTGCTCCATCTGCATTTGCATCTAAAGTAAAGTTTGCTTTAAATAAAGTATCTGCATAAGCCACAACACAAGGCCCAGATAAAGAATCTTTTGCACAATACAAAGCGTGTGCAGTTCCTAAAGCTTCCTCTTGCACATAAACAGAACCTTTTGCTCCTAGTTCTTTTGCTATTTTTAATAAATTTTGTTCCGTTTCTGCTGGAAATCCTTTTTTAGCTGGGCCAATTATAAATGCAATTTCATCTATTTTTTCATCTATTACAGAAGAAATATCTTCCACCAAACGTTGCACAATTGGTTTCCCTGCAATTACTGTTAAAGGTTTTGGTACTGTTAGTGTATGTGGTCTCAAACGAGAACCAATGCCTGCCATTGGAACAATTATTTTCATTTCCTTTTTTTACTATTAATAGGTTTGCAATATACTATTTCTATAGAGATACTGAAAGTATAAAACTTCATTATTAGAGATGATTTAGAGAAAAATAAACTTCTTAAAGTTCTAAGTTGTAAAAAATAATTTAACCATTAAATTGCTCAAAAGAACAATTCATTTTATTACAAAAAAGCGTTTATTCGAATGAATTCTCAATTGAAACAAAAAGTTTCGACGATAAATAAATAATATAATAATCTTTTTGAATTTTATTTTAAGTTTAAAAAAACCAATCTCAGACTGGTTTTTTTGCTATATAGATTTTTCGACTATCCCTGAGCTCAGGGATGCGTATCCCTGAGCTCAGGGATGCGAAAAATATACGGTATTCAGGGATTGACAAGTACTTCTATAAGATATATATTTACAACATCATAGTGTCATTTAATTTTGCATCCCCTACAAGCAGACCCCTAAATGTTAAATGAACAGAAAAAAACCCAAGATTTATCTTGGGTTTTCTCGTTTATAGAACTTTTTATTGATAAATATGTTTCTTAAAAAATAATTGATAGATAAACCCAACTGAACGCCATCGTTTTTTCGTTTCTTTGCAAAAAAGAAGATTAATGAACTATTTATCAGTAGAAAATATCTCTAAATCCTATGGAGAGCGTGTTTTGTTTGAAGACATTTCTTTTGGAATTAATAAAGATCAAAAAGTTGCTTTTGTTGCAAAAAATGGAAGTGGTAAAACCTCTATATTAAATATTATTGCTGGTTTAGATGTACCAGATACTGGACAAATAGTAACCCGTAAAGATATTTCTATTGCTTATTTAGCTCAAAATGATGAGTTGGATAAAAACCTAACCATCGAAGAAACCATTTTCGCGACAGATAACAAGATTCTTTCTATTGTAAATCAATATGAAAAAGCTTTAAAAAACTTGGATGATACAGATGCATACCAAACTGCATTTGAGCAAATGGAGCAATTTAATGCTTGGGATTTTGAGACACAATACCGTCAAATTTTATCGAAATTAAAATTAGAAGATTTATCGTTAAAAGTAGGTAAACTTTCTGGTGGACAAAGAAAAAGACTTAGCTTGGCAATTGTTCTAATTAACAAACCAGATTTATTAATTTTAGATGAACCAACCAATCATTTAGATTTAGAGATGATAGAATGGTTGGAAGCTTTTTTCGCCAAAGAGAAAATTACCTTATTTATGGTTACTCACGACCGTTATTTTTTAGAACGTGTTTGTAACGAAATTTTAGAACTAGATGAAGGTAAAATCTATAAATACAAAGGAAATTACTCTTATTACCTTCAAAATAAAGAAGAGCGTTTGGCTTTAGAAGCTACCAATTTAAGCAAAGCG
This genomic window contains:
- a CDS encoding DUF4292 domain-containing protein; the encoded protein is MGTAVVAKEMSVKKVVKKHISNNFDKKTIDAKFKANFNNGKINQSISVYMKMEKDKVIWLKGTKFISVFKAKITPTSVQFYSPLEKKYFDGDFTMLEELLGTEINFNQLQNLFLGQAILDLKEEKQAIEIVNNSYVLNPDVQSILFDAFFDIHPGHFKLNSQSIVNSAKEQRLDILYPSYTVVDEVVFPQEIKIKAKDKKKFTQIDFDLKSVEFNTEINTSFSIPNGYKRIEL
- a CDS encoding sugar phosphate nucleotidyltransferase, yielding MKIIVPMAGIGSRLRPHTLTVPKPLTVIAGKPIVQRLVEDISSVIDEKIDEIAFIIGPAKKGFPAETEQNLLKIAKELGAKGSVYVQEEALGTAHALYCAKDSLSGPCVVAYADTLFKANFTLDANADGAIWVKQVEDPSAFGVVKLEDGFIADFIEKPKEFVSDLAIIGIYYFKDGDRVREEIQYLIDNDLRENNEYQLTNVLETLKQDGAKFIPGTVDAWMDCGKKDPTVDTNKQVLDFEQEAGNNLVSEDVILENSEIIQPCYIGKNVVLKDSKIGPHVSIGDNGIVLNSIISNSLIQSNVAISNANLNKAMIGNHAKYNGRYTSVSIGDYTELT